Proteins encoded in a region of the Zea mays cultivar B73 chromosome 4, Zm-B73-REFERENCE-NAM-5.0, whole genome shotgun sequence genome:
- the LOC109946097 gene encoding proline-rich receptor-like protein kinase PERK8, with protein sequence MHKSKGKFSGILHKGFKPDKRRCTRRRPRATMRSTLDRQSRLSIAQLPPPRDARVVILARQPPSFPRPAPLAMPTPRALRRHPTGAHQLRLPQRHRSPWQPAVRSHPRGARPPRPLSTFDVSHNRLSGPIPVLLANRTGAGTAAVGTARFNASSFVGNKGPGDRDRRPPRPTPLAMPPSGLGLLPLTPIHTASPLPSFVGIEINDERRWRSASTPTPRVVPLGPRPSPPYPCPHNVARSPSPASTMNDGGVTPRSSSSSTFPPMQVPVGGRSRYGLTLQLRSVWGPGFLVSLGGAHRCVHLCLQLGGVRRGDGEIFGSVEPATPARLCGRDAAAGDSLGQRQQPSPGLLDLHAFDTDDLIRPHRNMM encoded by the coding sequence ATGCACAAGAGCAAGGGGAAGTTCTCCGGCATCCTGCACAAGGGCTTCAAGCCTGACAAGCGGAGATGCACACGCCGCCGTCCGCGAGCCACGATGCGCTCCACCCTCGACCGCCAATCCCGTCTCAGCATAGCGCAACTGCCGCCGCCCCGCGACGCTCGCGTCGTCATCCTCGCGAGACAGCCGCCATCCTTCCCCCGCCCCGCGCCGCTCGCGATGCCAACGCCACGCGCTCTCCGACGCCATCCCACGGGAGCTCACCAGCTGCGCCTACCTCAACGTCATAGATCTCCATGGCAACCAGCTGTCCGGTCCCATCCCCGAGGAGCTCGGCCTCCTCGTCCGCTATCAACCTTCGATGTCTCCCACAACCGCCTCTCGGGCCCCATCCCCGTGCTCCTCGCTAACCGCACCGGTGCTGGCACGGCAGCCGTCGGGACGGCGAGGTTCAATGCCAGCTCCTTCGTAGGGAATAAGGGCCCGGGAGACCGTGATCGACGTCCGCCGCGCCCCACGCCGCTCGCGATGCCCCCATCGGGCCTCGGTCTTCTCCCCCTTACCCCTATCCACACGGCGTCACCCCTCCCCTCTTTCGTCGGCATCGAGATCAACGATGAACGGCGGTGGCGCAGCGCCTCCACCCCCACCCCTCGGGTTGTCCCTCTCGGGCCTCGGCCTTCTCCCCCTTACCCCTGTCCACACAACGTCGCCCGCTCCCCTTCGCCGGCATCAACGATGAACGACGGCGGCGTTACTCCTCGGAGCAGCTCCTCTTCGACGTTCCCTCCAATGCAGGTGCCGGTTGGCGGGCGCAGCAGGTATGGCTTAACGCTTCAATTGAGATCTGTGTGGGGTCCAGGTTTTCTGGTTTCTCTGGGAGGAGCTCATCGATGCGTCCATTTGTGTCTGCAGCTCGGTGGGGTGCGGCGTGGTGACGGGGAGATCTTCGGGTCGGTGGAGCCCGCGACGCCAGCGCGGCTGTGCGGAAGGGACGCCGCGGCTGGGGACTCGCtgggacagaggcagcagcccaGTCCCGGGTTGCTCGATCTCCATGCTTTCGACACGGACGACCTGATTAGACCGCACAGGAATATGATGTAG